TTATCCAATCCATGTATCTGTATCAATTACTTATCAGAAATTGATTTCTGTTATGTTGATGGTGATTTAGCGTGTCATACCGAAACAAGACATTATGAAATTACCAATTGGTTTTACTATACTCGTAATCATCGCAATCAATCAAAAAATTCGACTAATCAAATATAAAATCTGTGATATCAAATAAAACACGCGATCACGTGCCCATAGATAAATATTAATCCTATgaagaaagtgaaagaaatttgatgGTATCGAATAAGTTGATGAAGCTGGAAAAtaactgtttttttcattgtttttcttatttatttcacataaACTGTTAAAAATTCCATGATGTGTACactattattttgaaaagtttcagaaTCATTGCAGCTATCGAGCTAAAATAAGACaagacttttctttttcaggtatTCCTGCCAGCCAATACAGTTCTTCACGCTGAAATCATCATGACACTTGAAGCggcgaatgaaatatttcgcaCAAACAATCACTTGTGCAGATTTTCGAGTGATGGAAGATTTTTGGCATTCGCGTTTCAGGGCAATTTagtgataaaaaatactgGAACCTTTGATACATTTCTCTCGTTTCCATTCGTCGATATCATAGAGGTAAACTGCTAAGCTCTGGGATTAATACTGACACAATTTGAATCAAGTAAGAAATTTGATTAAAGCAcacatgattatttttttctcagtacaTCGAGTGGTCTCCTGATAGCGAATACATTTTATGCGCTACCTTCAAAAAAGCCATTATTCAAGTATTTTCGATCTGTTATCCGGACTGGAGATGCAAGCTAACGGAGGGTAGCTCTGGTTTAGAACAGGTCACCTGGACACCGGACAGTCGGCATATTATCACTACTGGAGATTTTAACgtgagaataattttacagtcttttttttttttttactaattttaaGAACAACcaagtatgaattttttctttcgttggAAAAATGGTGTGCAATGGACGGTTTTTGTAAAGAATTCTGCATTCTTTTATAGATACAAATATCTATATGGTCCTTGGAGAATAGATCTGTTACTTATATACAGAACATCAAGTCGTCGTTTAGCAAAGTTCTACATTTTAGTCCTGATGGAAAGAGGTTGGCCCTCGTTTTAAATAACGGGGAGAGTAATGTTGCTCTatacaaaacaaataattgGAAGATAAGTAGGGTGAGTATGTTTTTATTCTAAAATAAACAGAGAAACGTTTTTTTAGTATCAGAGACTATTTACTGATTGGAATCTCATTCTGTGGAAAAGAATtcataatatatgtacataaatagattttatttatttcttcacgaCATTTCAACATGTTACAACAGCGAGAGATCTTTAAATCTGAGGTCGTGAATTTTAACTGTATTGTCGGAGCCGCAGCTGGCGAGTTGTAGAATTTCACTTTGtgatatatctatacatggTCTAAACGAAAGTCTCTTCACAGTAAGATGATGGGCGTGAGACGAGTTCAAGGTCAAGTATTTCCTAAACACTTGAGAGCTTCCTTTGAATATGATTTTTTGTATCTCAATATCGCCGCTCTCAAAACCAACAGCCAAAACGTAAGAATCTCGTGCAACGTTGACTGGAGCGAAAGCGAGCGCAGTTATCGACGCATCTTTTACTTCCATACTGGTAATCGGAAGATACTCCTTAGTCTTGAATTCTGCAGGACACCAAATTCCGATTTTTCCGTCTCTCGATCCCGTCGCAAAGTACTTCGAATCGTTCGACCACGCGCAGCACCAAATAATTCTGCTGTGAAGACTGTCTCGTTTTGAACTAGCGGCGCTCAAATTATACTGATTTTTATCACAGGTGAAGAGGGACCATCTCCTGTCCCTAGAAACGGATAAAAGGTACTCGTTATTCGGGGAGAACGCAAGCTGTGTCACGGTCAGTTGATGCGCCATCAGTTTCTGTTGAATTTTCCATGTCGCCGTGTCCCACAGAATGATGGCGGCATGTTCGGCGGACGAGGATTTACAGCAAGTTGCCAGGAGAGTCCCATCATGTCTTCCAGCCATCGAAAACACCTCGTATCCATGACCGTACAGCTTCTGTAACTCCGGCCAGAGCGTGTGCTGTATCAGCTCCTCCTCAGTTGGCGGTTTACCAAAATCCAAATCCCTCGAATTTCCAACATACAAATTCTCCCCGGGAGCAACTTCGCCGTCGAAAACTGCCTTATTTGTGAGTCCAAGAGCTGGAACAGAGGCGCTTTCAGGCATGGAGCCAGCAAAATCGTCAGCGTTGGACAGCTTCTTCAGATAATTAACAAACGTCGCAGGAGCGGTGAAAGTTCTAACGACCTTTTCTTCAGCTCCGGATGCGAATATATAGGGTGTCAGCATTGCCAAACAGGACATATCGAATCCGTGCACTTGGGGTCGTCCGATTTCGTGCCAAGTTTCACCCGCCTCATCTTTCCATGGTGTGTGAGCTCTTGTAGTTTGATCGGCGCTTGTCGTCAACAAAAACCTCCCTTTGGGGTCCCAGCAGAGATCAACGACATCTAAGAAGTGTCCGCCAGGCGCTGATCTCGCCGCCCAATTTCTGCTCTTCTCAGAATATTCCCAGATGTGAAACGAGCCTAGATATCCATGCGCCAGCAGCGAACTTCCTCGTGGGCCAAATTTACAACCATAAAAGCCGAGCGAATTCCCGCCGACGTCTCCCACTCTGACGGACTCCAACCATATTCCAGAACTCGAGTCAGGCTCCCAAAGTATCATCGTTTTGTCGAGGGAAGAGGAGAGCAATTTCATCGGCTGGCGTCGCctcttttcttcaaattctgGAGGGTGCCAATGCACCCCGTAAACCCAACCCTCGTGGCTTATCAAAATCGACTCAAGGGCAACGGTGTACTCTTTGTCATCAgctaaaaatatttccttctTCTGTCGCAGCTCGTTGCTCTGAACTTCATCCTCGGTCTGCACAGATATACGCCACAGACGTATCATGCTGTCCTGAGAGCCGCTGGCCAATAGCACATCGCCGTCGTTGTCGAAGGTGAAATCCAAACATCGCACCCAGTCTTCGTGCCCGGCGAGACTCTGGACCTTCACAAATGTAGTCTCTCCATCATTACCTAGGCGCCGACAGAACAGCTGAATCGTCGAGTCTTCAACTGCGATTGCAAGGAGCGGTGTATTCGACTCGGGCAAGAACCAGAGAGCCGATTCGATGGGTAATTTTCtagaaaattcaacgatttgGAGGCAGCTTGCCTCGTCTCCAGTCTCGCCTCTCTCCCAGAGCTTTATCTGACCGTCCGTGTTGCCTGTGCATATCAGCAGTCTGGAATTCGACTCGTTGAGATATTGTGCGCTTGCTATTCTCACAGCGCTTGTGTCTTTCAGCGTAGTCGCTGGCCTGTAAGTGAGCCCAAATTTCGACCAGATTATGGTTGTGCCATCCGTTGATCCAGATATCAGCTCCGTCTCTGGTTCGCCATTTCTTCGCCTTATCCAACGTACAACCGTCACTTGATTGCTGTGTTTGTGCAGCGTCAGTAAGACCTTGCCGGTTTTCGACGCTTGGCGGTCGTAAATCGCTACCGCATTTCGGGCTCCGTAACAAAGCAAATCGTTATTTCCCCAATCCGCCGAATGTGGCGATCGATTACACGCGCAGCTTATGTATGAGGTTTTCACCGTTTCGCCGATTTCGTGTTTCTTCATCTCGTTCTTTTGTCAGTAATTATTCTCATCAATACTTATCAGCATATCGACGACGGCATTCGAGCACGTGTTTGATTATTGCTCTGCTGTCATTGATGGAGGCGGccattttgtttcgaacaacGCCATCTTTGaacgaaaatctgcaattaCAGGCCATTTTAAATCTCGCGCCatgttttgaatattattcgaaatttgaaataatttcaattttattttgtataatttatttcagaaaTTGATATGCGAACGTTTGAAGAGCATCGATGGCATATCATGGTCCCCAAATAGCGATTTACTTTGCATTTGGTCCTCTGACGTTATCGAttctaaattattaattttttcaaccgctTCGGAGAGTCTTGTCGGTTCATACGTACCTGACGAAGAATTTAAAGATTGTGAATACACCAAAAATGAATTTGCCAGAAAGCTAAAGGGCATTAACAGGGTGAAATGGATCACTGGTGGACAATTATTAGCTGTTGCAGGACACGGCGAATTGGTAATAGAAAGCTAGAgactgtaataaaattccgCCGCTACGCCATGACAGTGATAATGTCACTTAAGAATTATATTTACTGCAATTTGCTTTACCTTTTTCAGGTTGTTCTGTTGAATTATTTGACCTGGAAGCCTTTGTTGTTGCTTTACCACGACCCAATAATACGGGAGAATAACTATCGTACTAAAGTGTACAAAGAATGTGTTATGCAAGTTAAGGATTCCAACAAGCAACCTTCGCTGCACAATCGGCACATCAGTACGtctattaaataaaataaaatatgttgcAGAACACACTGTTGAAAGTTAGTTGGCACTTCAATATTTTGTACGTACAGATAATAtatcactgaaattttttttacagtggaAGAGGTGATTGCACGACCTATAAGTCTCCCGGTAGTGAAAAGAGACTTAATTAGCGGAAATTCAGTGCCTGAAATAGATATTCTTGAGTTCAGCGCTTGTGGCAGATACTTGGCTACGAGACATCAGGCGTATCCCACGACATTGTGGATCTGGAACATACTGTCGGACACCACTGACTATCTCATATTGCATAACGCGATAACTAGTAAGCTAGAAATATTGCTGCCTGCTATCACGTGTGCAAcagtatatttttacaatatatctCATGttcagagaaaatttttcgatagaaAGTGTAgtgctaaattttttaattttcaggtGTACTATGGAATCCCACAGGTACTAGTTTACTAGCATTTACCGAGAGTTCGAACATTTTCGAATGGTCACCCGATTCTGCCGCTTGTGTACCGACGCCTAAAGGAATATCAGTTGCCGACGCTCGATGGCATCCGCACGGCAAAATCGCAGTTCTGTGCGGTTATAACAAGGCTGCTATCTATCTCACGCAATCTtgcgattaattttaataattcatttcattctGTTCGTTATTTGGCGTCTATGGCTTATTCACAATCTCATCAAAAATATCTATCTAAAAAGGCTATTCTACGTTTTTTTACCgtcttcgattttcaaatctaatcaaaGTCGTTCAACAAAGAAAATGGTACAGGGGTTTGCATTTAATATTCGAATGTAATTATGATCTCATTGTTCGGTATTGCAGAACTCGGTATAACAAATGTTCAAGATATTATcccgcaattttttataattccaaTCTCCAGAAGCGATGATTTGaacaataaaattccaaaaataaattttgttccgTTGACTAACAGTCAAAATCAGCGGCTTCGCCAATATGCGAATCTCACCGCGTTGCGGCATTTGTGCAGTGACGAATGCACAGGTCGTTACTCTTTGTTGATCATTGTGGCGTTGACTAAAGATTCATTATATTTCGAGCTGAAAGTATATTATACTGTATTACATGTACTACTGGAGGTAGTTTCGCGCAAGTTTCGCGTATACAcacggagagaaaaatcaaGCTTTGAAACGATGAACTTTCATGCTTTCGGACCTTGTAATTTGTACATGCTTTTAAAGCATGAATTTCACGAGTTTAACCGGTGAATTCATCGTTTAAAAGCAAGACTCTATTCACGGGTTAGAAGGAGGTGATCCATGCGTTAGCCGCATGGACTTTGTGGTCCGAAAGCATGGAGTCTATCGTTCAAACGCTCGGAATGATTCAAGCCTCCAAACCATGAACTCCGCCGCTTGAAACTGTGAATCTCGAGCGTTCCCCCTCCCTGCTCTAGCGGCTTATTAACACTCGAGACCAAGAGATTCACAGTTTAGAACCGTGAAAGTCTTGCTTTCGGACCGTGAGCTACTGCAAGCTTCTGCCCGGTGGTATTCATGGTCCTAAACGACAAGGTTCTTGCTGCAAAAGCATGAGTTTCATGCGTTTCGAGCAGAACACATTCCAAGCTTTAGAAGGTTGAATTCATCCTTTAAAAGGATGGTCTTTCCAAGCCTTCAAAGCTTGAGATGTTTCCATCGTTTCAAAgcttaatttttctctccgtgCAGAAAGTCTAGCGCAGAAatgtaagagagaaaaaggtaTATGTTGGTTATAATCTGTTTCTCTCGCTCTACACGTGATTGGCTAATACGTTTTCGCTCAGCCAATCAAATGCAGAGTGAGAGAGATGGAGTAATACTAAAAtacgtctctctctctctcttatcaTCTCGTCTGAATTTTTCGCGAGGTCGATTGTATGTGTAGCTCCCTTCAGTAGTATATGCTCCAAGATTCCGAACCTAGTCATAAGTGGTCACAACGACCGGCCATCATCAGAATCAGCTGAGCAGCCTGTGATGGCGGATAGATTTCTCTACATCTGTGTTATGATTCTAATTTCCACCTGTCATGCTTGTTATTTACCGAGCCGAATAAATGCGTTCCGTTTCGCAAAAGTAATGGAGTATGCTACGAGCGGATAAGTTTATTGTCTCGCGGTGAAAACAACAAACCTTACTTATTTTCTCCGATGTCCAGCCATTggtaaaattgttttaatGTTGAACCTATTGCAACTTTCGGACGATTAAcgttttaataatttgttcAGTTTTCTCGAAAGCTTACCTGAATTTCATTGTCAAGTGTCAGGTGGACTAGACACAAATAAACGAACAAAGACAGTATAAAATGCAGTCGCTCGCACTTGATACGCGATTAAAATAGCTACTAGTTGTTTTGAAGGTTATGTGCCAAGTATAGTTATACCGTTGttctaaatataataatacacggTTAATTATAATACCTTTAAACAGAATAAAACACCGCGAAGGTCGGAGGTGCGGGTTTCTATTGTGTTTGTCCCGCCAGCTTGACTGTCGAAGAAGATAAGGTGAGGCtttcttttgttatttttcttaaactcCTACAATTGTAAAATCAAAGTCGTGATTTTTCACAGAGAAGACATCGTGAATCGATAGTGAAATGTGGAGGTACTGTCATCAGGAGGAGAGGATCTCAGATCTGTTCAATGATCTGATACAAGAATGCAAGTGTGCGGCGCCAGGAGCGCGGCTCTCGTATGGCCTGCGAAATCATCTGGAAAAGTATCAGTCGAAGATACGGAAGAATATAGTATGCCGGCAGAAGGATGGATGTGCGCCGTTGTTTATCGCCTGCAGGAGAGGCAACGTAGAGATAGTCGAGTATCTGATAACTGTTTGCAAAGCTGACATTGAACAGCGTGGCCTGTACGAAGTACCT
Above is a genomic segment from Diprion similis isolate iyDipSimi1 chromosome 5, iyDipSimi1.1, whole genome shotgun sequence containing:
- the LOC124406341 gene encoding WD repeat-containing protein WRAP73-like: MTLEAANEIFRTNNHLCRFSSDGRFLAFAFQGNLVIKNTGTFDTFLSFPFVDIIEYIEWSPDSEYILCATFKKAIIQVFSICYPDWRCKLTEGSSGLEQVTWTPDSRHIITTGDFNIQISIWSLENRSVTYIQNIKSSFSKVLHFSPDGKRLALVLNNGESNVALYKTNNWKISRKLICERLKSIDGISWSPNSDLLCIWSSDVIDSKLLIFSTASESLVGSYVPDEEFKDCEYTKNEFARKLKGINRVKWITGGQLLAVAGHGELVVLLNYLTWKPLLLLYHDPIIRENNYRTKVYKECVMQVKDSNKQPSLHNRHIMEEVIARPISLPVVKRDLISGNSVPEIDILEFSACGRYLATRHQAYPTTLWIWNILSDTTDYLILHNAITSVLWNPTGTSLLAFTESSNIFEWSPDSAACVPTPKGISVADARWHPHGKIAVLCGYNKAAIYLTQSCD
- the LOC124406335 gene encoding probable elongator complex protein 2 produces the protein MKKHEIGETVKTSYISCACNRSPHSADWGNNDLLCYGARNAVAIYDRQASKTGKVLLTLHKHSNQVTVVRWIRRRNGEPETELISGSTDGTTIIWSKFGLTYRPATTLKDTSAVRIASAQYLNESNSRLLICTGNTDGQIKLWERGETGDEASCLQIVEFSRKLPIESALWFLPESNTPLLAIAVEDSTIQLFCRRLGNDGETTFVKVQSLAGHEDWVRCLDFTFDNDGDVLLASGSQDSMIRLWRISVQTEDEVQSNELRQKKEIFLADDKEYTVALESILISHEGWVYGVHWHPPEFEEKRRRQPMKLLSSSLDKTMILWEPDSSSGIWLESVRVGDVGGNSLGFYGCKFGPRGSSLLAHGYLGSFHIWEYSEKSRNWAARSAPGGHFLDVVDLCWDPKGRFLLTTSADQTTRAHTPWKDEAGETWHEIGRPQVHGFDMSCLAMLTPYIFASGAEEKVVRTFTAPATFVNYLKKLSNADDFAGSMPESASVPALGLTNKAVFDGEVAPGENLYVGNSRDLDFGKPPTEEELIQHTLWPELQKLYGHGYEVFSMAGRHDGTLLATCCKSSSAEHAAIILWDTATWKIQQKLMAHQLTVTQLAFSPNNEYLLSVSRDRRWSLFTCDKNQYNLSAASSKRDSLHSRIIWCCAWSNDSKYFATGSRDGKIGIWCPAEFKTKEYLPITSMEVKDASITALAFAPVNVARDSYVLAVGFESGDIEIQKIIFKGSSQVFRKYLTLNSSHAHHLTVKRLSFRPCIDISQSEILQLASCGSDNTVKIHDLRFKDLSLL